A window of Adhaeribacter arboris genomic DNA:
GATGAAGAACTGGAAAAAGCCCTCCGGGATTTTCAGGAACGTCATGGACTGAAAGTAGATGGTATTCTTAACAAAGAAACCCTCCGTTCTTTGAACGTATCGCTCGACGACCGCATTGACCAGATTATTATAAACATGGAGCGCTGGCGTTGGATTCCGAAGCCCAAAGAAATGGAGCGCAAACACATTTTCGTGAATATTCCGGCATACACCCTCTATGCCAAAGACAAAGGGAAAGATGTATTTAACATGCGGGTTATCGTGGGAAAAGTGATGAACTCAACGCCTATTTTTAGCGATAAACTGGAGTACATTGTTTTCTCACCTTACTGGTACGTACCGTTTTCAATTATTGCTAATGAAATGAAGCCGCATTTACTGGCTGATCCGGGTTGGTTGGAACGGATGGATATGGAGGTGGTGCAAGGGCAGGGGAAAGATGCCGTACCGGTAGATCCTTATTCTATTGATTGGAGTTCTATTACCAAAGATAATTTTAAATATTTCGTTCGTCAGCGACCGGGACCTAAAAACCCACTGGGCGATATTAAATTTATTTTCCCGAATGAGCACGAAGTGTACCTGCACCATACGGCTGCCGCCCAACTTTTTAATCAAACCCAGCGCGGCTTTAGCCACGGGTGCATCCGGGTAGAGAAACCGGTTGAACTAGCTCAATTTTTACTGGCTGGTAAACCGCAATGGACCGAAGAAGCCATTGTGGAAGCCATGCACGCCGGTACGGAACGGTACGAAAACTTGCCCGAAAAAATACCCGTTTATATAGTTTACTTTACTTCCTGGGTAGATGATAACGGCCGCATTCATTTCCGCGACGATATCTACAGCCACGATAAAGAACTGGAAAAAGAATATTTTAACTAAGGCATTACTTTTTGCACGCAAACAAACAAGCCGGTAATTTTAAGTACCAACTTGTTTGTTTTTTAATAGTTTACTATTTGCTATCAATACCTAATGGAAATAAACAAGAGGTATTAACTGGTTATAATTAGAATCAGATATCCAAGAAGAAGTGACAGCAGTTTGGCTATGAAGGCCCTTCTAAGCTTCCGGTGCCGAGGCACGAGGCATTGTAAGGCTCGAACAAAGGAAGCTTAGAAAGCCCGGAAGAGCTAAACGAGGCCCGCCGGTCACGAGGCAAACGGGTTACCGTGCGAACCGCATCAGCACCGTAACATGGAGACGGGAACCAACTCCAAAGACAAACAGGTAATAATACTTCTATCCAATACGACTTATACGTTTCAAGCTGGTATTCCTTAGGTGCTTTATTCCCTATTTATCATAAAAACAGCCTATTCAAATAAAGTAGCCGAAATTTATTCTACTCCGTTCTTAGTTTATACCCTAAGTTAAAGGTAACTTTTACCAGTTGACGGAGTAAAAAGAACATTCTTGCTTAAGAAAGCGAGTAGATGAAAAATAATTTAGTTCAAAAGCTATGAAAAAGAAATTGTATGTATTTTTGCTGTCGCTGGCAATAGTAGGAGTGGGTTGTCAAGGGAAAGATCACCGTACTCCGCCGGAAGGTTATGGCGCCGGTCAAATAGAAAGTAATAACGCGGATAATCCGAATGATGGAACCAATACTTCCATGGAATCGCCGGTAAATATTAAACCAGATAGTGGGATAACGGGTATGGATAGCGCTAACATGGCTAAAAAACCCGGCCAAACCAGCGCCGAAGATCCAGATGCGGCGAAAGCTACTTCGGTAACAGAAAATAACGCGGGTAACTCGGAAACTAGGGGTAAAGAAAATAATTCGCCCAGTCGGCAGATGCCGCAAACAAATAAACCACAAAATAAAAAACAACAATAATTTTGTTTTATAAACCGTAAATTGAAGAAATGAAAAAATTAATCTATGCCGGTGTTTTGGTCCTGACCCTTGTTTCGATCCAGGCCTGCGAAACGCAAAGTGATCGCGATAATGATCCTAGTAAAGATGCTGCTCATAAGCGGAACCACCGATCTGAGTACGCAGAAGAAGCCCAGGAGTCGCATTAACCGGCAAGAAGAAGGATAGCCCCAAAGCTATCCTTCTTCTTTTACGGACGTTCTAAAAGGCTATTCCAACCTTTCACGAAACTCTCCTGCAAGAAGAAAATAGATTTTTAATAAAACTTAGGGATGAAGTAAATGCAAAAATTCTCTGGGTTCCTCTCTCATCCATAATTTCTAATTTTTAGGTTATAATCTGACCCAGAAAATACCAATTAGGAAAAAAAGAATAACAAAGAGAGCCGGGCACAAAAATCAATTTGCTAATTTTTTTAACATTATCCGCACGGAAGTATAATCAGAAATCGTTAGATTTGTTAACAGTATGCAAACTTCCGCTCCCTTAAAATTATCGCAACTTAACCAACTGATCCAGTATGCCATTGATGGGGTTTTCCGGGAGCAAACCTACGCGGTAATTGCCGAAACCTCGAACATTAAAAATTATCAGGACAAGCGCCAATGTTATTTAACCCTGGTAGAAAAAGCGGAAAATTCCAACGAAGTTCTAGCCTCTATACAAGCGAAGATTTGGGGAAATTGCTACCGTACTATCCGTAACTTCGAAGAGATTACCGGGCAGGCTTTTAAGGATAATATTGAGATTTTATTTAAAGTCCGGATTCAATTTCACATCTACTACGGTCTCACCGTTTTAATTGAGGAGATCGATTGTAATTATACCATCGGGAAGCTAGCCCTTTCGCGGCAAGCCGTTTTACAAAAGTTAATCGACCAGAATCCGGATGCCGTACAATTAGTGAACGGTGAATTCCGGACGCGCAACCGGCAACTCAATTTTCCGCCGGTAATTCAAAAAATTGCCTTAATTTCTTCTGCCCAGGCCGATGGATATAACGACTTTGTGCATGAACTGTATCTAAACAAATACCAGTATACTTTTCAGGTGGATGAATATTTCGCGCAGGTACAAGGCAACGAAGCGGCGAATCAAATCTGTCAAAAACTGATTCAAATTTATCAATCTCAAATCGCCTACGACGCGGTAGTTATTGTAAGGGGCGGCGGCAGTCAATTAGATTTTAGCGCTTTCGACTCGTATACGGTAGCGCGGGCGGTGGCTCGCTTTCCCATTCCCATTATAACGGGTATCGGGCACGAACGGAACGAATCTATTTGCGATTTAATGGCCCGGATGCCCACCAAAACCCCAACGAAGGCGGCCGCCACTATTGTCAGCCATAACCGGGCGTTCGAAGAAAATTTACTGCACTTACAAAAAATAGTTATTTCTAAAACAAACGAAGTTTTAAGCGCCCAAAAGTTAATCCTACAAACCTTACATTCTAAAGTAATCCGGAAAACGCACGAGTGTTTAAATCAACAGCAGCAACGGTTAAGGCCCTTATCCGGAACCGTTATTCAATTAATAAACCGGCTCGTTCATAACCAGCGGTTTAAATTAGCTAAAATTACCTATCGCTTAAACGGCAGCACCGAAGCCTTGGTAAAAGCAGAACAGCATAAATTATTAACTATCCGGAATACAGTTAAGCTTCTTAGTCCGGAAAATGTTCTGAAGCGTGGTTACGCTATTATATTCCGGGGCGATACCATCATTAAAAATGCCGCCGATGTTAGGCCCGGTGACGAAATAACTACTCTGTTCCAGGACTCTGAAATTATTAGTACCATTACCGAAACCCGCTCGACGTATGAATAAGGTAAATGATGATTTAACGTACCAACAAGCCTTGGAAGAATTAGAAAATATTGTAGAAGCTTTGGAAGATGAAACCATTCCGGTGGATGAACTGGCAATAAAAGTAAAGCGCGCATCGGATTTAATTGAGTTTTGTCAGGCTAAACTGACCGAAACGGATGAAGAGGTGAAGAAAATTTTAACTTACCTGGAAGATAAAACTAAAAAATAGGTTAAAACTTCAAGTAAAGCTTTTAAAGTAAAATCTTACTAATATTTTATTTTTCGGATATTTTTTCTAGTAAAGTTCTTAAGATATAAGTTACTTTTATTCAATTAGCTAGTACTAGTAAGCCCTCCTTTTGTATTTAACTACCGATTTTTAGTATATTTTAAGTTAAAAGTACAAAATCAATTACTTAAATGAAGCAATAAAAGTTAAGTAATAAGATTAAAAAGATTATATTCTATTTTTAATAGTTTATACAATTTGCGTTATTTTTTTGTAAATTCTAAGATTTACTTGAATTACATCAGGAACTTACTTAAATATTTTTTTGTAATATCATCAGTTAATTTACTGGTAATCAAATTATTTGCTTAAATTAGCTAAATAATACTTCTATTTTGAAGCAATGTTGCAACAAAATCATGCATTTTAGAGTAAAATACTTCAAAATAAAAGAGTAGAGAAAACAAGGTAGGTCATTAAAACAGGAACAGTAAAATGGAAAAAGTAAACAACACAAAAAACAACACAGTTTCTACGGGATGGGTGAAAACTACTAAAGAGTCTGCGTTATCTGCTCATAATTCAGCTACTAATAAAGTAGTAGAAGATAAAATTGTTAGCCGGGTTACTTTTGAACCAGATCCTTATGCACACGTGAGTTTTAATACTTACCAAGATATATTAGATCGTCGTAATCAGATGCTGGGTACTGTTAAGCCAAGTTTATATACGTACGACACAGAATAGTTTTGTGCGTTATAGAATAGAAAAAAGCCTCCTGGTACAGTTTACCAGGAGGCTTTTTTATTTATAGTAGTTGATAACGTTAACACTAGACTATTAAAGTTGAAGCACTGCTTTCAGTTTCGTGTAACCGCTACGACTTACCGGAATTTCGGCGCCGGAACGTAGCTTGGCAATATAAGTATCTTTCTGGTAAGGATCTAAGCGCGTTATTTGCGATATCTGAACCATATAGGAGCGGTGAACCCGCACAAATTGCTGGGGGTCTAAAGATTTTTCAAAGTAACTCATGGTCCGGTTCTTTAAATAAGTCCCTTGGGTCGTGTGTAAGTTTACGTAATCGTCGTCGGCAGCTAAGTACTGAATATCTACCACCGGAATAATATTAATTTTGTGTCCTAATTTAACGACAACCCGGTCGTGGCGCTCCGCCGATTGGGCAGCGGTTTCCAATAAGGCATCCGTTTTCATTTTGTTTTCGGGAATAGTTAATTTATGTTCAAGCCACTTATTAATGGCTTTATTAAATCTATCCTGGCTAAAAGGCTTTAATAAATAATCTACCGCATGAGCTTCAAAAGCTTTTAAGGCGTACTGGTCAAAGGCAGTAGTGAAAATTACGGTGGGTGGTTCTTCGAGTAATTCCAGCATTTCAAATCCGTTAATCTTAGGCATTTGAATATCTAGAAATATTAAATCCGGTTGGTGTAATTGCACGGCTTTTACTCCTTCAAATCCATCGTTACATTCTTGTAAAACTTTAATTTGCGGAAAAGCTTGCAGGTATTCCAGAATCAACGAACGAGCCAGGGGTTCATCGTCAATAATCAATACTTTAATCATAGTTGCGGAATAATTAAAATGGTGGTAAAAAGCGAACCATCTACTTTGGTGGCGAACAAATCATAACGGGCAAAAAGTAAATACAGCCTGCGTTGAACGCTGCTTAAACCAAACCCCGTACCTTGGCGGGGCCGGGCTGTTTGGGGATCGAAAGGGTTTTGAATCGTCAGGCGCAAATGGTTTTCTAAGCATTCGGCCTGAATTCGGATAATAACGCCGTCGATGGTGTCATATAAACCAAACTTAATGGCATTCTCTACAATAGGCTGCAGCAGCATGGGCGGCAGATGCATCTGGGCGCATCCAGGCTCCGAAGTTATTTCTGTTTGCAGCCGGTGTCCGAAACGTACTTTTTCAATGTCCAGGTACAGTTGCAAGTGGTTTAATTCTTCGGTAAGGCTTACCCATTGGTCTTCGTCTTTCTTAAGCGTGCCCCGTAAAAAGTCGGATAATTGGTGAATCATGTGGCGGGCCTCGGCGGGCCGGCTGCCTACCAGCGCATTAATCGAGTTTAAGCTATTAAACAAAAAATGCGGATTTAATTGTTCGCGCAAATTTAAGAGCTCAGCTTCGCGGGCCAGCTTTTCGGCCTGTGTCTGACGTTGCTGGTGAGCTTTCTGATCTTGCTGATTGTGCCAGATAATGGTGAGCATGGTAATCCAGCTCATAGTCAAAAAACCAAAAATAAACCGGATAGGTAAAGAACGCACTAAAAACAACTCGTAGTTGGGCTGATCATCGTTACAAAAAAGAAGAAATTGGTAGCACAAGAACAGCCAAATAACCGCAAAAAATAAACTGTACGAAAGTAAAAGCCAGTACCGGTCAATCCGAGGGCGATAGAAGCGCAGAATGTTGATTAAAACAAAGGCTGCCCCAATGAGTAGGATATTGCTGATGGCACAATCCGACCATACTACTTTACCTTCCCAACCAAAACTATTTAAGGCATAAGCTTGCAAAAGCCCCAATAATAGCCAGCAAAAAAGTAAACTAAGTAATATTTTAGGTTGAGAAAACGGGGAGGAAAGCACCATTATACAATATTGCTTTTTGGGCCTAATTATATTCAAACCAAATTTTCATTAAATAGAATCAAGGTTTTGCCAACTAAAACCTAGCCCGGGAATTTTTACCTAGATGTAACTTTGAATTTCCAATCCGCCCATGAACGCCACTCCCTGCAGAACCAGCACTTTCGGGTTAGGAGATTTTAGGGTCGGAGCGAGGCTGCGCCGGTCTTCCACACCACCCATAATGGCGGTAATTTCCGAAATTACTTCCCAATTAGAGGGCACAATTAATTTACAGCCGCCCATAATCATGGTTAAATCCATTACTACCCGTCCCTGAATATCAGCTTGCGAAAAGTTGAGTTCTGCTCCGCCCATAATACAAGTGATATCCGCGCCCGTTAAATTTTTAGAAAATATATTACGCTTCACGCCACCCAATATGGCACTGATATCCACGAACTCCGGATTAAAAGCAACCGAAGAATCGGGAGTGGAGGAATGATTGGCGGCAGATATAACCGGCTCAATTGGTGGGACAGCAGTTGCAGAAGCAAGTGGTTCGTCGCCATTTAAAATTGGAATAGTGGAAGATTGATCTTGTACTGGGGGAGCAAAATTATTCCGGCGCTGGTGCCAGCGTTGCCGGTATTCGGAGCGATCCGGCCACGAATGGTTCCGCCGAAAGATCATAAACAGACCAGCGCCAATAATTAACAGCGGCCAGGTAAAACGGGTAATTTGGTAAACCGGGTACATTTGATCCAGTAAAAACGCAAACCCAAGCCCGATAAAGGCTAACCAGGCAAAATTACGAAAGCTGCTTTTAGCGCCGTTAATCAAACCTATTACAATAAAAATCATGGGCCAGGAAAACAGCCAGTGGGGAAAATGGTAACCTAGCTGACGCAGTAGAAAAACGGTACCTACGGTAACAATTATTAAACCAGCCACTATTTTACCAGATGAGGAAGATGTGCGAGTAGAGTTCATAACTTTATATTTTTTCGAAAGGTAATAGGTGCCCCAATGGGGTACCAATATGTAAAAGGTAACTGATAAATAAAAATCGGTAAATACTGGTGATTTGTCGGTGAAGTAGTAGAAGATGGTGTACTACGGTTAATTTTATTCTGAATCAACTTCTCCCGATATACAATTAGCATTAAACAATTAGCTTTATCTCCGTGTAATAGAAGCAATTATAGTAAATTAACTTACCAAACTCTTTGTTTCGTAAAGCTATTATAAACTTAAAATCCGTTGTTCTTAGCGCCAATTTGGGAGTATCCTAAAATAATTAAAGTAAAAATCAGACTTCATTCGTCTTCCTAAATAGTTATACATGTTTAATCGTCCGGATGAATGATAAGTCGCCAAATATAATTCAAACCATAGGTGCTTACGGTAAAGGTTTATTTAACTTTATTCGTGGTCGGGTTACAACCAAAGAAGAAGCAGAAGATATTTTGCAGGATGTTTGGTACCAGCTCAGTCATGTAACGGATTTAGATGAAGTAGAACAGATGAGCAGTTGGCTCTTTCGGGTGGCCCGGAATAAAATTATTGATCGCAGCCGGAAAAAAACCGTGGAATCGCTGGAGAACTTTACTTACGCCGATGAAGATGGGGAATACAGTATTGCCGATATTTTATTAATTGATGATGCTGACCCTGAAACCGAGTACCTGAAAGATCTATTTTGGCAGGAGCTTTTTACGGCTTTAGATGAATTACCTAAAAATCAGAAACAGGTTTTTATCTGGAACGAACTGGAAGATAAAACACTACAACAAATTGCGGATATGACCGGTGAAAATTTAAAAACAATTATATCGCGTAAAGGCTACGCCGTAAAACATTTGCGTAAACGTTTAGAAAACTTGTATAACGAATTTTTAGATTTATAATCTACCAAATATATGTACGGTAATCCGAATAAAAATAACTGGACCTGGCATAAGCGTCGATTAGGATTTGCTTTCTTTTTTCTGGTTCTACTACTTGTAATAGGAGGTATGGTTCAGTGGTTATGGAATACGGTTCTACCCGAAGTATTACCCGCAAAAAAATTAACCTACGGCCAAGCTTTAGGGCTATTGATTTTGTGCCGGATATTATTTGGTAGTTTTAGATTCGGTTATCGGGGAGGTTCCGCTTTTTATAAGAACCCTGGAAACGTACGCGGTAAATGGCTCAACATGACCGAGGAGGAAAGAGCAGCTTTTAAAGAACAATGGAAAAAACGTTGCGAACAACGATGATGTAAAGTTTTCTAAAGTTTATTTTTAATTTTTTTCTAAAAACACCATAGCCATTAAAGTAAATTTTAGACTTGTTCGTCTTCCTTAATAAGAAAAGATTTCTTATTAAAAATTTAAACCATAATTGCTATGTACAGAAATTATAATACCGCCCGGGACGCGCAAGGATGTGGCTCGGGCTTCGGGAAAGCTAGTTTTTTCGGTCATCACAGATTTAGGAATAACTACTTCCGGCGACCGAAGTACAATATCCCCTTGAACATTATTGATAACGAATCGGCTTTTGAAGT
This region includes:
- a CDS encoding LiaF transmembrane domain-containing protein, whose translation is MNSTRTSSSSGKIVAGLIIVTVGTVFLLRQLGYHFPHWLFSWPMIFIVIGLINGAKSSFRNFAWLAFIGLGFAFLLDQMYPVYQITRFTWPLLIIGAGLFMIFRRNHSWPDRSEYRQRWHQRRNNFAPPVQDQSSTIPILNGDEPLASATAVPPIEPVISAANHSSTPDSSVAFNPEFVDISAILGGVKRNIFSKNLTGADITCIMGGAELNFSQADIQGRVVMDLTMIMGGCKLIVPSNWEVISEITAIMGGVEDRRSLAPTLKSPNPKVLVLQGVAFMGGLEIQSYI
- the xseB gene encoding exodeoxyribonuclease VII small subunit produces the protein MNKVNDDLTYQQALEELENIVEALEDETIPVDELAIKVKRASDLIEFCQAKLTETDEEVKKILTYLEDKTKK
- a CDS encoding LytR/AlgR family response regulator transcription factor produces the protein MIKVLIIDDEPLARSLILEYLQAFPQIKVLQECNDGFEGVKAVQLHQPDLIFLDIQMPKINGFEMLELLEEPPTVIFTTAFDQYALKAFEAHAVDYLLKPFSQDRFNKAINKWLEHKLTIPENKMKTDALLETAAQSAERHDRVVVKLGHKINIIPVVDIQYLAADDDYVNLHTTQGTYLKNRTMSYFEKSLDPQQFVRVHRSYMVQISQITRLDPYQKDTYIAKLRSGAEIPVSRSGYTKLKAVLQL
- a CDS encoding RNA polymerase sigma factor; protein product: MNDKSPNIIQTIGAYGKGLFNFIRGRVTTKEEAEDILQDVWYQLSHVTDLDEVEQMSSWLFRVARNKIIDRSRKKTVESLENFTYADEDGEYSIADILLIDDADPETEYLKDLFWQELFTALDELPKNQKQVFIWNELEDKTLQQIADMTGENLKTIISRKGYAVKHLRKRLENLYNEFLDL
- a CDS encoding sensor histidine kinase, which translates into the protein MGLLQAYALNSFGWEGKVVWSDCAISNILLIGAAFVLINILRFYRPRIDRYWLLLSYSLFFAVIWLFLCYQFLLFCNDDQPNYELFLVRSLPIRFIFGFLTMSWITMLTIIWHNQQDQKAHQQRQTQAEKLAREAELLNLREQLNPHFLFNSLNSINALVGSRPAEARHMIHQLSDFLRGTLKKDEDQWVSLTEELNHLQLYLDIEKVRFGHRLQTEITSEPGCAQMHLPPMLLQPIVENAIKFGLYDTIDGVIIRIQAECLENHLRLTIQNPFDPQTARPRQGTGFGLSSVQRRLYLLFARYDLFATKVDGSLFTTILIIPQL
- a CDS encoding L,D-transpeptidase family protein; translated protein: MLHQRKQFVCWQIFICFLVFIQLTACNRAKNKKDNLTKEEQASAKTDSAFIENFLKQEPKFKKFRATTMLFYRTRDYRLGWFKKDKLVPQANTFLNVVNKASREGLNPEDYKIKDFNALLKQYETTNNDSLKHQLQEKIDVMLSASYFHYASDFYRGTVNPRELDNIEWSVKRNKIKLHKALQTILRERDSRYPYYQFEPLHEDYSRLRTALQQYRNIRQNGGWPKIENAKINLHRGEVSAAVPLLRKRLLTPDRRHVNRPDSTRFDEELEKALRDFQERHGLKVDGILNKETLRSLNVSLDDRIDQIIINMERWRWIPKPKEMERKHIFVNIPAYTLYAKDKGKDVFNMRVIVGKVMNSTPIFSDKLEYIVFSPYWYVPFSIIANEMKPHLLADPGWLERMDMEVVQGQGKDAVPVDPYSIDWSSITKDNFKYFVRQRPGPKNPLGDIKFIFPNEHEVYLHHTAAAQLFNQTQRGFSHGCIRVEKPVELAQFLLAGKPQWTEEAIVEAMHAGTERYENLPEKIPVYIVYFTSWVDDNGRIHFRDDIYSHDKELEKEYFN
- the xseA gene encoding exodeoxyribonuclease VII large subunit, giving the protein MQTSAPLKLSQLNQLIQYAIDGVFREQTYAVIAETSNIKNYQDKRQCYLTLVEKAENSNEVLASIQAKIWGNCYRTIRNFEEITGQAFKDNIEILFKVRIQFHIYYGLTVLIEEIDCNYTIGKLALSRQAVLQKLIDQNPDAVQLVNGEFRTRNRQLNFPPVIQKIALISSAQADGYNDFVHELYLNKYQYTFQVDEYFAQVQGNEAANQICQKLIQIYQSQIAYDAVVIVRGGGSQLDFSAFDSYTVARAVARFPIPIITGIGHERNESICDLMARMPTKTPTKAAATIVSHNRAFEENLLHLQKIVISKTNEVLSAQKLILQTLHSKVIRKTHECLNQQQQRLRPLSGTVIQLINRLVHNQRFKLAKITYRLNGSTEALVKAEQHKLLTIRNTVKLLSPENVLKRGYAIIFRGDTIIKNAADVRPGDEITTLFQDSEIISTITETRSTYE